One window of the Capnocytophaga haemolytica genome contains the following:
- a CDS encoding CvpA family protein, whose product MNTIDFILILILGFGLVKGFMRGLIIELASLLAVVIGIYGAIHFSLFTARIFSKAVENQAALAIVSFTITLVVIVLAVMFLARVLTKVVKVAALGLPNRLAGALFGMLKVAVIIGALFLLLEKTFQTKKWFPEETLAKSVLYKPVKGVGALVYDKVF is encoded by the coding sequence ATGAACACAATAGACTTTATTCTTATCCTTATCTTGGGTTTTGGCTTGGTAAAGGGCTTTATGCGAGGGCTCATTATTGAGTTAGCCTCCTTATTAGCAGTTGTAATAGGTATTTATGGAGCTATCCATTTCTCGTTATTCACAGCTCGTATTTTTAGCAAAGCTGTTGAAAACCAAGCTGCTTTAGCAATCGTATCCTTTACTATCACCCTTGTAGTTATTGTGCTGGCAGTGATGTTCTTAGCAAGAGTACTTACCAAAGTAGTTAAAGTAGCCGCCCTAGGGCTACCCAATCGCTTGGCAGGAGCACTCTTCGGAATGCTCAAAGTAGCCGTCATCATTGGTGCTTTATTCTTACTCTTAGAAAAAACCTTCCAAACAAAGAAGTGGTTCCCTGAGGAAACTCTTGCTAAATCAGTGCTTTACAAACCTGTAAAAGGCGTTGGTGCTTTGGTGTATGACAAAGTGTTTTAG
- a CDS encoding ribonuclease Z has protein sequence MDLTILGCHSATPRANARPSAQLLEMRGHLFLIDCGEATQIALRNAGAKFARIKHIFISHLHGDHFYGLFGLISTFQLLGREAELHIYGPKGIKEAVLLILKLGGAWTPFPLLFHELTTDEQGVLFEDEKLTVKNIPLRHRVYTNGFLFQEKEGDRRLNMEMISQYPIEVCDYQNIRNGKDITLADGRLIANRELTLDPHRLQSYAYCSDTLYFESLADYIKGCRVVYHEATFLQDKEDLAKKTMHSTAYQAGLTAKNAGAEALILGHYSSRYNDVNLFKKEAEEVFPNVILAEDGKRLLFA, from the coding sequence ATGGACTTAACAATTCTCGGTTGCCATAGTGCTACCCCTCGTGCCAATGCCCGTCCTTCGGCACAGTTGTTGGAGATGCGTGGCCATTTGTTTCTCATTGACTGTGGTGAGGCTACGCAGATAGCTTTGCGTAATGCAGGAGCTAAGTTTGCACGGATTAAGCACATTTTTATATCACATTTGCACGGTGACCACTTTTACGGGCTATTCGGGCTCATCTCTACTTTTCAGCTCTTAGGGCGTGAGGCAGAACTGCATATCTACGGACCTAAAGGTATCAAAGAAGCTGTACTACTCATCTTAAAACTAGGAGGAGCGTGGACGCCCTTTCCATTGCTTTTTCACGAACTTACGACAGATGAACAAGGGGTGCTTTTTGAGGATGAGAAACTTACAGTGAAGAATATTCCTCTGCGACATCGGGTGTATACTAACGGATTCCTTTTTCAAGAGAAAGAAGGGGATAGGCGCCTCAATATGGAGATGATAAGTCAATATCCTATTGAAGTGTGTGATTACCAAAACATTAGAAATGGTAAGGATATTACACTTGCTGATGGTAGGCTGATCGCTAACAGAGAACTCACTCTTGACCCTCATCGCCTACAGAGCTATGCCTATTGCAGTGATACGCTCTATTTTGAGTCATTGGCTGACTACATCAAAGGGTGTAGGGTAGTGTACCACGAGGCTACTTTTTTGCAAGATAAGGAAGATTTGGCGAAGAAAACGATGCACTCAACAGCCTATCAGGCGGGGCTTACAGCAAAGAATGCAGGAGCTGAAGCGCTGATATTAGGGCACTACTCATCGCGGTATAATGATGTAAACCTCTTCAAAAAGGAGGCAGAAGAAGTGTTCCCTAATGTTATTTTAGCTGAAGATGGGAAGCGGCTTCTTTTTGCCTAA